Proteins from a genomic interval of Papaver somniferum cultivar HN1 chromosome 4, ASM357369v1, whole genome shotgun sequence:
- the LOC113273074 gene encoding uncharacterized protein LOC113273074, which yields MIRDLWRLSNLVIRSELWETRNRAVFQRQQPSWSLFFKRVVKMIQVYSVCLRAYMRNCAEDVLLLDYFRVIHRSVRHHQPVEVFCQPPDVNELQSCDGAGRGNPGVAGKGVVARDVNCSVLGVMSIGLGVTSNYLAELYGIIVGLEWEMQWGFERICVRSDSFGVVEAFKSSSIPWFARNRWMEICRHYESIRFIHTFREANFAADKMAKRGCLLSNEVKVHYDGRPPFLNFVEYTNVSYYSFK from the coding sequence ATGATTCGTGACCTGTGGAGGCTTTCCAATCTTGTCATCAGGTCTGAACTTTGGGAAACACGCAACAGGGCAGTCTTTCAACGTCAACAACCAAGCTGGAGTTTATTTTTCAAGAGGGTGGTGAAGATGATTCAAGTGTATTCAGTCTGTCTTAGGGCATATATGCGAAATTGTGCTGAAGATGTTTTGCTTCTTGATTATTTTCGAGTGATCCATAGGAGTGTCAGGCATCATCAACCGGTGGAGGTTTTTTGCCAACCTCCAGACGTTAATGAGCTACAAAGTTGTGATGGCGCGGGGCGGGGTAATCCAGGCGTTGCAGGAAAGGGAGTGGTGGCAAGAGACGTTAATTGTTCAGTTCTTGGAGTTATGAGTATCGGCCTTGGAGTTACCTCAAACTATTTGGCAGAACTTTATGGAATTATTGTTGGTTTGGAATGGGAAATGCAATGGGGTTTTGAGCGTATTTGTGTGCGGTCAGATTCTTTTGGCGTGGTAGAAGCTTTCAAAAGTTCTTCCATCCCTTGGTTTGCAAGGAACAGATGGATGGAAATTTGTAGGCATTATGAATCTATAAGGTTCATTCACACTTTTAGGGAGGCGAATTTTGCAGCGGATAAAATGGCTAAGCGTGGTTGTCTTCTTTCTAATGAAGTGAAAGTGCATTATGATGGAAGACCACCTTTTTTAAATTTTGTTGAATATACAAATGTTTCTTATTATAGTTTCAAGtag